One part of the Coffea eugenioides isolate CCC68of chromosome 10, Ceug_1.0, whole genome shotgun sequence genome encodes these proteins:
- the LOC113748875 gene encoding glutathione transferase GST 23-like — MDNEVKLHGFWPSPFVYRVIWALKLKGIEYDYIEEDLANKSELLLRYNPVYKKVPVLVHAGKPISESLVILEYIEEVWPHNPLLPKDPYERSVARFWINFATDKGRSAVRSLFWGGEDGEKEAAEQMFNFLKIIEEQALGDKKFFGGNSINMVDLIFAWFACWIQPMEQLVGIKVLEPSRLPRLHAWVKNFKEEPIIKENLPDPERLLEYYTRMRSNRMSKPN; from the exons ATGGACAACGAAGTGAAGCTTCATGGCTTTTGGCCAAGCCCCTTTGTTTATCGGGTGATATGGGCACTGAAATTGAAGGGCATCGAGTATGATTACATAGAAGAAGACCTGGCTAACAAGAGTGAGTTGCTGTTACGTTACAATCCAGTTTACAAGAAAGTTCCCGTGCTGGTTCATGCTGGAAAACCCATTTCTGAGTCCCTTGTAATCCTTGAATATATTGAAGAGGTGTGGCCCCATAACCCACTGCTGCCAAAAGATCCCTATGAGAGATCTGTAGCTCGGTTTTGGATAAATTTTGCAACAGACAAG GGACGTAGTGCTGTTAGATCCCTCTTCTGGGGAGGAGAAGATGGCGAGAAAGAGGCAGCAGAACAAATGTTTAACTTTCTGAAAATTATTGAAGAGCAAGCTCTTGGGGACAAGAAGTTTTTTGGTGGCAACTCGATCAATATGGTGGACTTGATATTTGCCTGGTTTGCCTGTTGGATTCAACCCATGGAACAGTTGGTGGGGATCAAGGTTTTGGAACCAAGTCGTTTACCACGCTTGCATGCATGGGTCAAGAATTTCAAGGAAGAGCCCATCATCAAAGAAAATCTTCCTGACCCCGAGAGATTGTTGGAGTATTATACGAGGATGAGGTCAAATCGTATGTCAAAACCTAATTAG